One Halalkalicoccus sp. NIPERK01 genomic region harbors:
- a CDS encoding NAD(P)/FAD-dependent oxidoreductase, protein MSDVAIVGGGPAGLSAALFAAKNGLDTVVFDTDGTWMYKAHLFNYLGVRSIGGSEFMAIARGQTEDRGADLREEEVSRVEPTDEGFTVTTDEDEYDARYVVLATGAKRDLAEELGCETTDEGTIDVGLDMETSVGDAYATGAMVRAEEWQAIISAGDGGAAALSILTKEKGEHFHDFDTPGDVPSLRAEE, encoded by the coding sequence ATGAGCGACGTAGCGATCGTCGGCGGCGGTCCGGCGGGGCTGAGCGCGGCGCTGTTCGCCGCGAAAAACGGGCTCGACACCGTGGTGTTCGACACGGACGGGACGTGGATGTACAAGGCACACCTGTTCAACTACCTCGGGGTCCGGAGCATCGGGGGAAGCGAGTTCATGGCGATCGCCCGCGGCCAGACCGAGGACCGCGGCGCGGACCTGCGCGAGGAGGAGGTCTCCAGGGTCGAACCGACCGACGAGGGCTTTACCGTCACCACCGACGAGGACGAGTACGACGCGCGGTACGTCGTCCTCGCGACCGGCGCGAAGCGCGACCTCGCGGAGGAACTGGGCTGTGAGACCACCGACGAGGGGACGATCGACGTCGGCCTCGACATGGAGACGAGCGTCGGGGACGCCTACGCGACGGGGGCGATGGTCCGCGCCGAGGAGTGGCAGGCGATCATCTCCGCGGGCGACGGCGGGGCGGCCGCCCTCTCGATCCTCACGAAGGAGAAGGGCGAGCACTTCCACGACTTCGATACGCCCGGGGACGTGCCGAGCCTCCGGGCGGAGGAGTGA
- a CDS encoding NRDE family protein, whose translation MCTLLFAWQVFEDAPVVIAANRDEAIGRPSHPPGLYSENPRVIAPWDEQAGGTWIGYNAFGVTAVITNRWIDDELAAERSRGLLVGEALERESAEDAARFVERSVREVEYDGFNLALIDENAAILLEWDGGLRVRNVDPGVHVVVNVGADGDFEVPASRSAFGERQAENARRAREALQPDPGERSGEWHGRAAEILRDHDYGFCVHADSYGTRSSSLIRVNAEGVEYRFADGPPCETEYEPVDRHVF comes from the coding sequence GTGTGTACCCTCCTCTTCGCGTGGCAGGTTTTCGAGGACGCTCCCGTGGTGATCGCGGCGAATCGTGACGAAGCGATCGGACGCCCCTCCCACCCGCCCGGACTCTACAGCGAGAACCCGCGCGTGATCGCCCCCTGGGACGAGCAGGCCGGTGGGACGTGGATCGGGTACAACGCCTTCGGAGTGACGGCGGTGATCACGAACCGCTGGATCGACGACGAACTGGCCGCCGAGCGCTCGCGGGGCCTGCTCGTCGGAGAGGCCCTCGAACGCGAATCGGCCGAGGACGCCGCCCGGTTCGTCGAGCGGTCCGTGAGGGAAGTCGAGTACGACGGGTTCAACCTCGCGCTGATCGACGAGAACGCGGCGATCCTGCTGGAGTGGGACGGCGGACTTCGGGTAAGGAACGTCGACCCCGGCGTCCACGTCGTCGTCAACGTCGGCGCGGACGGCGACTTCGAGGTCCCTGCCTCGCGTTCGGCGTTCGGCGAACGACAGGCCGAAAACGCCCGGCGGGCGCGCGAGGCGCTCCAACCCGACCCCGGCGAGCGTTCGGGGGAGTGGCACGGCCGAGCGGCCGAGATCCTGCGGGATCACGACTACGGCTTCTGCGTTCACGCCGATAGCTACGGGACGCGCTCGTCGTCGCTGATCCGGGTGAACGCCGAGGGCGTCGAGTACCGGTTCGCCGACGGGCCGCCCTGCGAGACCGAGTACGAACCGGTGGATCGACACGTCTTCTAA
- the yciH gene encoding stress response translation initiation inhibitor YciH, with the protein MDERRDDGLGSVSGLPDELGIDDDLARADQRATVRVESRRYGKPVTIVGGLDPRAIDLKELASELKRALAVGGTVEEGRIELQGDHAKRVPDLLRERGFEVA; encoded by the coding sequence ATGGACGAGAGGAGGGACGACGGGCTGGGATCGGTCTCGGGGCTCCCCGACGAACTGGGAATCGACGACGATCTGGCACGGGCGGATCAGCGCGCGACGGTCCGCGTCGAATCCAGGCGCTACGGCAAACCGGTGACGATCGTCGGGGGGCTGGACCCGCGGGCGATCGATCTGAAGGAACTCGCCTCGGAACTCAAACGCGCGCTCGCGGTCGGCGGCACCGTCGAGGAGGGGCGAATCGAACTCCAGGGCGATCACGCGAAACGGGTGCCGGACCTCCTGCGCGAACGCGGGTTCGAGGTGGCCTGA
- a CDS encoding thioredoxin domain-containing protein: MSTIDRNRLGEEESPYLRQHADNPVHWQPWDEAALDAAEDRDVPIFLSVGYSACHWCHVMEEESFEDEEIARKLNEGFVPIKVDREERPDLDSIYQTICQLVTRRGGWPLSVWLTPDGRPFYVGTYFPRESRQGMPGFGDLLENITESWETDRDEIENRADQWTRAITDQLEEVPEAGTRPEGVLIEAADAALRGADREHGGFGESGPKFPQPARLEVLLRAHDRTGRRPYGEVVRETLDAMSSRGMYDHLGGGFHRYATDREWVVPHFEKMLYDNAELPRTYLAGYQATGEERYAKVVRETLAFVDRELGHSKGGFYSTLDAQSEDPETGEREEGAFYVWTPEEVHEVLNEEAAELFCERYGVRSKGNFEGRTVLTLSRSVGSLAEEYGMDEGEVEKRLDEARRGLFEAREERPRPRRDEKVLAGWNGLMVSAFAEAGLTLDEAYAERAVSALEFVREHLWDAEGKRLSRRFKDGEVKIDGYLEDYAFLARGAFDTYQATGELEHLTFALDLARAIEREFWDADRETLYFTPEAGEELVARPQELGDQSTPSSLGVACDVLLSLSHFADADFEGIVERVLARHGDRIRGNPLEHATLALVADRFENGSLELTVAAEEVPEEWRESIGDAYLPGRILARRPPTEDGLEEWLDELELDEAPPIWAKRESKGEPTAYVCRSFTCSPPVTGIEEALEWAADLDPAS; encoded by the coding sequence ATGAGCACGATCGACCGGAACCGGCTCGGCGAGGAGGAGAGCCCGTACCTCCGACAGCACGCCGACAACCCGGTGCACTGGCAGCCCTGGGACGAGGCGGCGCTCGACGCCGCCGAGGATCGCGACGTGCCGATCTTCCTCTCGGTGGGGTACTCGGCGTGTCACTGGTGTCACGTCATGGAGGAGGAGAGCTTCGAGGACGAGGAAATAGCGAGGAAGCTCAACGAGGGGTTCGTCCCGATCAAGGTCGACCGGGAGGAACGCCCCGACCTCGACAGCATCTACCAGACGATCTGCCAACTCGTGACCCGACGGGGCGGCTGGCCGCTGTCGGTGTGGCTCACGCCCGACGGCCGGCCCTTCTACGTGGGGACGTACTTCCCGCGCGAGTCCCGACAGGGGATGCCCGGATTCGGCGACCTGCTGGAGAACATCACGGAGAGCTGGGAGACCGACAGGGACGAAATCGAGAACCGGGCGGACCAGTGGACCCGCGCGATCACCGACCAGTTGGAGGAGGTTCCTGAAGCAGGCACGCGCCCCGAGGGCGTGCTGATCGAGGCCGCGGACGCCGCCCTGCGGGGTGCTGATCGCGAGCACGGCGGGTTCGGGGAGAGCGGACCGAAGTTCCCCCAGCCCGCCCGACTGGAGGTCCTCCTGCGCGCGCACGACCGCACCGGACGGCGACCCTACGGCGAGGTCGTGCGCGAGACGCTCGACGCGATGAGTAGTCGAGGGATGTACGACCACCTCGGCGGCGGCTTCCACCGCTACGCCACCGACCGCGAGTGGGTCGTCCCGCACTTCGAGAAGATGCTCTACGACAACGCCGAACTCCCCCGAACCTATCTGGCGGGCTATCAGGCCACGGGTGAGGAACGCTACGCGAAGGTCGTCCGCGAGACCCTCGCGTTCGTCGACCGGGAACTCGGGCATTCGAAGGGGGGGTTCTACAGCACGCTCGACGCCCAGAGCGAGGACCCCGAGACGGGCGAACGCGAGGAGGGCGCCTTTTACGTCTGGACGCCCGAGGAGGTCCACGAGGTCCTCAACGAGGAGGCCGCCGAACTGTTCTGTGAGCGCTACGGGGTCCGCTCGAAAGGAAACTTCGAGGGGAGGACGGTGTTGACGCTCTCGCGGAGCGTCGGGTCGCTGGCCGAGGAGTACGGCATGGACGAGGGCGAGGTCGAGAAGCGACTCGACGAGGCCCGAAGGGGGCTGTTCGAGGCCCGCGAGGAACGCCCGCGGCCGCGCCGGGACGAGAAGGTGCTCGCGGGCTGGAACGGCCTGATGGTCTCGGCGTTCGCCGAGGCCGGTTTGACCCTCGACGAGGCGTACGCCGAGCGCGCCGTCTCGGCCCTCGAATTCGTCCGCGAACACCTCTGGGACGCGGAGGGGAAACGGCTCTCGCGGCGGTTCAAGGACGGAGAGGTGAAGATCGACGGCTACCTCGAGGACTACGCCTTCCTCGCTCGCGGGGCGTTCGACACCTACCAGGCGACCGGCGAACTCGAACACCTGACGTTCGCCCTCGACCTCGCGCGGGCGATCGAGCGGGAGTTCTGGGACGCGGATCGGGAGACGCTGTACTTCACGCCCGAGGCGGGCGAGGAACTCGTCGCCCGCCCGCAGGAACTGGGCGACCAGTCGACCCCGTCGAGCCTGGGCGTCGCCTGCGACGTCCTCCTTTCCCTCTCGCACTTCGCCGACGCCGATTTCGAGGGGATCGTCGAACGCGTTCTCGCCCGGCACGGCGACCGGATTCGGGGGAATCCGCTCGAACACGCGACGCTCGCGCTGGTCGCCGATCGCTTCGAGAACGGGTCGCTCGAACTGACGGTCGCCGCCGAGGAGGTCCCGGAGGAGTGGCGCGAGAGCATAGGAGATGCCTATCTTCCCGGGCGGATCCTCGCGCGGCGGCCGCCGACCGAGGACGGATTGGAGGAGTGGCTCGACGAGTTGGAACTCGACGAAGCGCCGCCGATCTGGGCGAAACGGGAGAGTAAGGGAGAGCCGACCGCCTACGTCTGTCGGTCGTTCACCTGCTCGCCGCCGGTCACGGGGATCGAGGAGGCCCTGGAGTGGGCCGCCGACCTCGACCCCGCGAGTTAG
- a CDS encoding thioredoxin family protein, protein MTLETMRPNPTWDPKAHEAELEPFRRHAEDLTIRVWGGDWCGDCRAVLPDLGAALDAAGIPDERIHEYPVEKREDGSKKGPKVEEYGIEYIPTVIVERDGEEVARFVESEPIPAVSFLAEQLRELEASA, encoded by the coding sequence ATGACTCTCGAAACGATGCGTCCGAACCCGACGTGGGACCCGAAGGCACACGAGGCCGAACTCGAACCCTTCAGACGACACGCCGAGGACCTCACCATCAGAGTGTGGGGCGGCGACTGGTGTGGCGACTGCCGGGCGGTACTGCCCGATCTGGGTGCGGCCCTCGACGCGGCGGGGATCCCCGACGAGCGAATCCACGAGTACCCCGTCGAGAAGCGCGAGGACGGGTCAAAGAAGGGTCCGAAGGTCGAGGAGTACGGCATCGAGTACATCCCGACGGTGATCGTCGAGCGTGACGGCGAGGAGGTCGCTCGGTTCGTCGAGAGCGAGCCGATCCCGGCGGTCTCGTTCCTCGCGGAACAGCTGCGCGAACTCGAAGCCTCCGCCTAA
- a CDS encoding MFS transporter, with protein MQRTGTTALRTLARDLWSGGRGWILLGVAGGWFLSLGVRLVFPALLPHLREAFDLGLTTAGLLITVLWVAYALGQFPGGIIGDRLGEGNALVISTLVSGTMIAIVAVSNTALVLFLATALFGFSTALFGPARFTILSGIYDERDGTAIGLTLSAGEAGNAILPVVAGALAAAVSWRLGFGLIVPLFFLMAVVLFRVVPGQVNEGSAVDSLSVATFGYVARGIAERSILIVTGVHVFLFFVYQGFTGFYPTYLVEVKGLSPGIAAGLFGLFFASGVVVQPLAGAGGDCFGTRPTLYAVIGVTTLTLAALPFVDGLSGIVLVTVVASALLGVTPLTQTFLVNALPEDMKGSGLGLLRTGQIALGATGPFVVGAVADLGFFDGAYLGLAVVSGAGIVLTALVPDD; from the coding sequence GTGCAGCGGACCGGCACCACGGCCCTCCGAACCCTCGCGCGCGACCTCTGGAGCGGCGGGCGCGGGTGGATACTCCTGGGCGTCGCCGGCGGGTGGTTCCTCTCGCTCGGCGTCCGCCTCGTGTTTCCCGCCCTCCTCCCCCATCTCCGCGAGGCGTTCGACCTCGGATTGACCACCGCGGGCCTCCTCATAACCGTCCTGTGGGTCGCCTACGCGCTCGGGCAGTTCCCCGGTGGGATCATCGGCGATCGCCTCGGCGAGGGCAACGCGCTCGTGATCAGCACCCTCGTCTCGGGGACGATGATCGCTATCGTGGCCGTCTCGAACACGGCGCTGGTGCTCTTTCTCGCGACCGCCCTGTTCGGCTTCTCGACGGCGCTGTTCGGCCCCGCGCGCTTCACGATCCTCTCTGGGATCTACGACGAGCGCGACGGCACCGCTATCGGCCTGACGCTCTCGGCGGGCGAGGCGGGCAACGCGATCCTGCCGGTCGTCGCGGGCGCGCTGGCCGCCGCCGTCTCGTGGCGACTCGGTTTCGGTCTCATCGTTCCGCTCTTCTTCCTGATGGCGGTCGTCCTCTTCCGGGTCGTCCCCGGCCAGGTGAACGAGGGCAGCGCGGTCGACAGCCTCTCGGTTGCGACGTTCGGCTACGTCGCCCGCGGGATCGCCGAGCGATCGATCCTGATCGTCACCGGCGTCCACGTCTTCCTCTTTTTCGTCTATCAGGGCTTTACGGGCTTTTACCCCACCTACCTCGTCGAGGTGAAGGGACTCTCGCCGGGGATCGCCGCGGGCCTGTTCGGCCTCTTTTTCGCCAGCGGCGTCGTCGTCCAACCGCTCGCCGGGGCCGGCGGGGATTGCTTCGGCACCCGCCCGACGCTGTACGCCGTCATCGGCGTCACGACGCTCACGCTCGCGGCCCTCCCGTTCGTCGACGGCCTCTCGGGGATCGTCCTCGTGACGGTCGTCGCCAGCGCACTGCTCGGGGTGACGCCGCTGACCCAGACGTTCCTCGTCAACGCCCTGCCGGAGGATATGAAGGGCAGCGGTCTCGGCCTCCTCAGAACCGGCCAGATCGCGCTCGGGGCGACCGGCCCGTTCGTCGTCGGCGCCGTCGCCGACCTCGGATTCTTCGACGGCGCGTACCTCGGCCTCGCCGTCGTCTCGGGCGCGGGTATCGTGCTGACGGCGCTCGTTCCCGACGACTAG
- a CDS encoding PLP-dependent cysteine synthase family protein: protein MHGSILDAIGTPLVQVDSPEGATVAAKLESFNPGGSAKDRPAIAMIEAAEREGLVEPGDSIVEPTSGNTGIGLAVASAAKGYDLRIVLPDTMSEERRRLLRAYGAEIELVSGDMTDARERADEIVAETGAVQLGQFENAANAEAHYRTTAPEIVEAVGDREIDALVAGVGTGGTISGTGRRLKEEYPEMEVIAVEPEANAVLSTGEPGEDEFQGMGPGFVSELLDVDLLDSIETVALADAEAECRRLAREEGILVGQSSGAASIAARRVADRLARPELNCPEAPATSSMSADGGAEAGYHDCPLVVTIFPDSGERYLSTGLFD, encoded by the coding sequence ATGCACGGGAGCATTCTGGACGCGATCGGGACGCCGCTGGTCCAGGTCGACTCCCCCGAGGGGGCGACGGTCGCGGCGAAACTCGAGTCGTTCAACCCAGGGGGGTCGGCGAAGGACCGGCCCGCGATCGCGATGATCGAGGCCGCCGAACGCGAGGGGCTGGTCGAACCCGGCGATTCGATCGTCGAGCCGACCAGCGGGAACACGGGCATCGGCCTCGCGGTCGCTTCCGCCGCGAAGGGTTACGACCTGAGGATCGTCCTGCCCGATACGATGTCCGAGGAGCGCCGCCGCCTCCTTCGGGCCTACGGCGCGGAGATCGAACTCGTTTCCGGCGACATGACCGACGCGCGCGAGCGCGCCGACGAGATCGTCGCCGAGACCGGCGCCGTCCAGCTGGGTCAGTTCGAGAACGCCGCGAACGCCGAGGCCCACTACCGGACCACCGCCCCCGAGATCGTCGAGGCCGTCGGCGATCGTGAGATCGACGCGCTGGTCGCGGGCGTCGGAACCGGGGGGACCATCAGCGGCACCGGACGACGACTCAAGGAGGAGTACCCCGAGATGGAGGTGATCGCGGTCGAACCCGAGGCCAACGCCGTCCTCTCGACCGGCGAACCCGGCGAGGACGAGTTCCAGGGGATGGGACCGGGGTTCGTCAGCGAACTGCTCGACGTGGATCTGTTGGATTCGATCGAGACGGTCGCGCTCGCGGACGCCGAGGCGGAGTGTCGCCGCCTCGCGCGCGAGGAGGGAATCCTGGTCGGTCAATCAAGCGGCGCGGCCTCGATCGCGGCCCGTCGGGTCGCCGACCGCCTCGCCCGACCCGAACTGAACTGTCCCGAAGCGCCCGCAACGAGTTCGATGAGCGCCGACGGCGGCGCGGAGGCGGGCTACCACGACTGCCCGCTCGTGGTGACGATCTTCCCCGACAGCGGCGAGCGCTACCTCTCGACCGGGCTGTTCGATTGA
- a CDS encoding class I SAM-dependent methyltransferase — MGLSRTLLDRTFGRPTGLLGRFGGHVMARMNAETIERVTALADLDAGDRVLEVGFGPGVGIETLARAVLDGSVAGVDASPEMVEQARRRNAALIEAGRVDLRQGTAEDLPFPDGSFDAAFAFNTMQAWTEPNAGLREIRRVVKPGGQVVVSVTVHAGTPEDPVSMLTDAGFESVRVYERGEDVCFLAAAQSNSPVER, encoded by the coding sequence ATGGGCCTTTCGCGCACGCTCCTCGATCGGACGTTCGGCCGACCCACCGGCTTGCTCGGCCGGTTCGGCGGACACGTGATGGCGCGGATGAACGCCGAGACCATCGAACGGGTCACGGCGCTCGCCGATCTCGACGCCGGCGATCGTGTCCTCGAAGTCGGGTTCGGCCCCGGAGTGGGAATCGAAACACTGGCTCGCGCCGTTCTCGACGGCTCCGTTGCCGGCGTCGACGCCTCGCCGGAGATGGTCGAGCAGGCCCGCCGCCGGAACGCGGCGCTGATCGAGGCGGGCCGCGTCGATCTCCGGCAGGGAACGGCCGAGGACCTCCCCTTCCCGGACGGGTCGTTCGACGCAGCGTTCGCGTTCAACACGATGCAGGCGTGGACGGAGCCGAACGCCGGCCTCCGGGAGATCCGTCGGGTGGTGAAACCGGGCGGGCAGGTCGTCGTCTCCGTTACCGTTCACGCCGGCACGCCGGAGGACCCGGTATCGATGCTCACTGACGCGGGGTTCGAGTCGGTTCGCGTTTACGAGCGCGGAGAGGACGTGTGCTTTCTCGCGGCCGCTCAATCGAACAGCCCGGTCGAGAGGTAG
- a CDS encoding bacterio-opsin activator domain-containing protein encodes MDQNRRPENGSVLVAVVDPSRESVDGDASAGPDWSESEDGPRVVSFADVEGLWRTFTPTALELLETVRRERPASINETARVAGRDVKNVHDELKRLARSGVIRFSEEGRAKRPVVPFDELVVDLPLVEDVPPGGVGDVPGLRRPEGDLETVYGRLSDAVLALDTDERVTYLNDRAEELLDRSRDQLLGEVIWDQFPVAVGTTFESEYRRAIESQESVRFEEHFSPLETWFVVRIYPSETGVSAHFRDVTERKRREKRLDFQREQLASINRLNRAIREITHAAIGASSQGEIERQVCDRLVEMGIYALVWTGRVDRGGRTVTPSRTAGDDEGYLDGIGIAVGSADPLGQGPTGVAVRTHEPQFVRDVREDAAYGPWRTRALNRGFRSTAAIPIRHEGVLYGVLNVYATRTDAFTTVERETLTHLGEVVGHAIHAIEQRKVLAGDAVLELEFRNEAIARTFTAGLDADDGGPVEISIERTVAADEGSALQFVTVSGMSAEQYEAALRRFPSTDRVRHVAGDADDELLFEIRERGPSISATIASYGGRITGWTITPDELRLFAELPPEVDTRAVTEAIGEVYPGTELLAQRTKAREEVTLHTLDGALTDRLTDRQRTALAAAYVAGYFEWPRTTTGEEVAEMLDVSPPTFAQHLRTAERKLFAALYDAD; translated from the coding sequence ATGGACCAGAACCGCCGCCCGGAGAACGGATCGGTGCTCGTCGCGGTAGTGGACCCGTCCCGCGAGTCCGTGGACGGGGACGCGTCCGCGGGACCCGACTGGAGCGAGAGCGAGGACGGCCCGCGCGTGGTGTCGTTCGCCGACGTCGAGGGGCTCTGGCGGACGTTCACGCCGACGGCGCTCGAACTCCTCGAGACGGTTCGACGGGAGCGCCCGGCGAGCATCAACGAGACAGCGCGCGTCGCCGGTCGCGACGTCAAGAACGTCCACGACGAACTGAAACGCCTCGCCCGATCGGGCGTGATCCGCTTCTCCGAGGAGGGTCGGGCCAAGCGGCCGGTCGTTCCGTTCGACGAACTCGTCGTGGACCTCCCCCTCGTCGAGGACGTCCCTCCCGGTGGCGTCGGTGACGTCCCCGGCCTGCGCCGGCCCGAGGGCGACCTCGAAACGGTGTACGGCCGTCTCTCGGACGCGGTCCTCGCGCTCGATACCGACGAGCGCGTGACCTATCTCAACGACCGGGCCGAGGAGCTACTGGACCGATCGAGGGACCAGCTATTGGGTGAGGTGATCTGGGACCAGTTCCCCGTCGCGGTCGGCACGACCTTCGAATCGGAGTATCGCCGGGCGATCGAGAGCCAGGAGTCCGTCAGGTTCGAGGAGCACTTTTCGCCGCTCGAGACCTGGTTCGTGGTTCGGATCTACCCCTCCGAGACCGGCGTCTCGGCCCACTTCCGGGACGTCACCGAGCGAAAGCGCCGCGAGAAACGACTCGATTTCCAGCGCGAGCAACTCGCGTCGATCAACCGGCTGAATAGGGCGATCCGGGAGATCACACACGCCGCGATCGGAGCGTCTTCCCAGGGGGAGATCGAACGCCAGGTCTGCGATCGGCTCGTCGAGATGGGGATCTACGCCCTCGTCTGGACCGGGCGCGTCGACCGCGGCGGCCGAACGGTGACGCCGAGCCGCACGGCGGGCGACGACGAGGGGTACCTCGACGGGATCGGGATCGCCGTCGGGAGCGCCGACCCGCTGGGGCAGGGGCCGACGGGGGTGGCGGTTCGGACCCACGAGCCGCAGTTCGTTCGGGACGTCCGCGAGGACGCCGCCTACGGGCCGTGGCGAACGCGAGCCCTGAACCGGGGCTTTCGCTCGACGGCGGCGATTCCGATCCGACACGAGGGCGTCCTCTACGGCGTGTTGAACGTCTACGCCACTCGAACGGACGCGTTCACCACGGTCGAACGCGAGACGCTGACACACCTCGGCGAGGTCGTCGGCCACGCGATCCACGCGATCGAACAGCGAAAGGTGCTGGCGGGCGACGCCGTCCTCGAACTCGAGTTTCGCAACGAGGCGATCGCCCGCACGTTCACGGCGGGGCTGGACGCCGACGACGGGGGCCCCGTCGAAATCTCGATCGAGCGGACGGTCGCCGCCGACGAGGGGTCGGCCCTCCAGTTCGTCACAGTCTCGGGGATGTCCGCCGAGCAGTACGAGGCCGCCCTCCGTCGGTTTCCATCGACCGATCGAGTACGACACGTCGCCGGCGACGCCGACGACGAACTGCTGTTCGAGATCCGGGAGAGGGGGCCGTCGATAAGCGCGACGATAGCGTCGTACGGCGGCCGAATAACGGGCTGGACGATCACGCCCGACGAGCTACGTCTGTTCGCGGAGCTACCGCCGGAGGTCGACACGCGGGCCGTCACCGAGGCGATCGGGGAGGTCTACCCCGGCACCGAACTGCTCGCACAGCGCACGAAGGCCCGAGAGGAGGTGACCCTCCACACGCTCGACGGCGCGCTCACGGATCGGCTCACCGACAGACAGCGCACCGCGCTGGCGGCGGCGTACGTCGCGGGCTACTTCGAGTGGCCCCGAACCACGACCGGCGAGGAGGTCGCGGAGATGCTCGACGTCTCGCCGCCGACGTTCGCCCAGCACCTCCGAACCGCCGAGCGAAAGCTCTTCGCCGCGCTCTACGACGCCGACTGA
- a CDS encoding DUF5804 family protein — MTTVCIVGKPDVDVRFELLSRETAREALATHDVSVPWENTISVETVSLGGAVSLLNDLNWYLVRFAEAAFVAEPSISDDEWLSRELAERVRDNETDPEETDRFLAVYGVEEGRLVEPMYVTRRDGEVPGYDLREVEETVVVRVAQGEFGD; from the coding sequence GTGACGACCGTCTGCATCGTCGGCAAACCGGACGTGGACGTTCGATTCGAACTCCTGAGCCGCGAGACTGCCCGCGAGGCGCTCGCCACCCACGACGTCTCGGTCCCGTGGGAGAACACGATCAGCGTCGAGACGGTGAGTCTGGGCGGGGCGGTCTCGCTTCTGAACGACCTGAACTGGTATCTGGTCCGGTTCGCGGAGGCGGCGTTCGTCGCGGAGCCCTCGATCAGCGACGACGAGTGGCTCTCGCGGGAGTTAGCCGAACGGGTCCGGGACAACGAGACCGACCCGGAGGAAACCGACCGGTTCCTCGCGGTCTACGGCGTCGAGGAGGGACGACTCGTCGAGCCGATGTACGTCACCCGGCGGGACGGCGAGGTCCCCGGGTACGACCTCCGAGAGGTCGAGGAAACGGTAGTGGTCCGGGTCGCGCAAGGGGAGTTCGGCGACTGA
- a CDS encoding tRNA sulfurtransferase, with amino-acid sequence MIPPGADTVLVRYGDIGVKSTKVRRDMEDSLESNLRAMLDSRDVPGELDWRWSRPRIRTPAADRTTDVARDTFGIVSASPAVSTEPTMAAIREALAETAGAIGVDGSFAVEARRAGEREAHPFTSEDIEREGGRAIWEVLADPEVDLEDPSRTFYVECRSEEAFVFTEKRAGPGGLPLGTQRPLVALLSGGIDSPVAAWEAMKRGAPVIPLYFDFEAYGGADHVARAVESARTLAGYAPNHASDLRIAPAGAVADRLVSEVGPTRMLSLRRFMLRVADRVAEESGAAGIVTGEAIGQKSSQTSANLAVTDRVARLPVHRPLLTRDKQEIIAQAREIGTYEDATIAAGCNRIAPDYPETNASVEAVDAAEPDLGTLVEEAVSGIETVEL; translated from the coding sequence ATGATCCCGCCCGGAGCCGACACCGTTCTCGTGCGCTACGGCGACATCGGCGTCAAGAGCACCAAGGTCCGGCGGGACATGGAGGACTCGCTCGAATCGAACCTGCGGGCGATGCTCGACTCGCGGGACGTCCCGGGAGAACTCGACTGGCGGTGGTCGCGCCCGCGGATCAGGACGCCGGCGGCCGACCGCACGACGGACGTCGCCCGTGACACCTTCGGGATCGTCTCGGCCAGCCCCGCCGTCTCGACGGAACCGACGATGGCGGCCATCCGCGAGGCGCTCGCGGAGACGGCCGGCGCGATCGGGGTCGACGGGTCGTTCGCGGTCGAGGCCCGCCGGGCCGGCGAGCGCGAGGCCCACCCCTTCACCAGCGAGGACATCGAGCGCGAGGGCGGACGGGCGATCTGGGAGGTCCTCGCGGACCCCGAGGTCGATCTGGAGGATCCCTCTCGCACCTTCTACGTCGAGTGCCGATCCGAGGAGGCGTTCGTCTTCACCGAGAAACGCGCGGGGCCGGGCGGCCTCCCGCTGGGAACCCAGCGCCCGCTCGTGGCGCTCCTCTCGGGCGGGATCGACTCCCCGGTGGCCGCGTGGGAGGCCATGAAACGCGGCGCGCCCGTGATCCCGCTGTACTTCGACTTCGAGGCCTACGGCGGCGCGGACCACGTCGCGCGCGCGGTCGAGTCGGCCCGCACCCTCGCCGGGTACGCGCCGAACCACGCATCCGACCTGCGGATCGCACCCGCGGGCGCGGTCGCCGACCGCCTCGTGAGCGAGGTCGGCCCGACCAGAATGCTCTCGTTGCGCCGGTTCATGCTCCGGGTCGCCGACCGGGTCGCCGAGGAATCGGGCGCGGCGGGGATCGTCACCGGCGAGGCGATCGGCCAGAAGTCGAGTCAGACGAGCGCGAACCTCGCGGTGACCGACCGCGTCGCCCGACTTCCGGTTCACCGCCCGCTGTTGACCCGGGACAAACAGGAGATCATCGCCCAGGCCCGCGAGATCGGGACCTACGAGGACGCGACCATCGCCGCGGGCTGCAACCGGATCGCGCCCGACTACCCCGAGACGAACGCCTCCGTGGAGGCCGTCGACGCCGCGGAACCCGACCTCGGGACGCTGGTCGAGGAGGCGGTGTCGGGGATCGAGACGGTCGAGTTGTAG